In Janthinobacterium sp. J1-1, a single genomic region encodes these proteins:
- a CDS encoding efflux transporter outer membrane subunit, with protein sequence MKHRPLLIVAALALALAGCAAKAPPQPASSLQLPSGWRAQAAGVGGAQVEQLWWQAFGDPVLSNLVATALAHNGDLRVARARVEEYRARLAQAGANHAPTLSFDGSPTRTRTLASNGVPYVTNVFQAELQASYEIDVWGRLGKLSDAAGESFRAEQASLDAAALSIAASVATAYLNLRGLDAQLALTQATLELRVQSRELARKQYEVGYSSQLEWQQAQSEYHAAAELVPQLQRQIFEQENALALLVGGNPGPIARGLPLQALTPPLVPAGLPSELLRRRPDIARAEHNLTAANASLAATRDQLLPSFKLTATGGGQATTLTDFLHAPTALWRLTALAAGPLFDGGRVQAQTDAAGAQRDQLAYTYENVVRNAFAETENSLGAIYRLRQQAVENDARRATSAETLRIAHNRYRNGYASYLEELDAQRSLYSADVGLLQLKTRMLVASVDLYRAMGGGWRPAP encoded by the coding sequence ATGAAGCATCGTCCATTGTTGATCGTCGCGGCACTGGCCTTGGCGCTGGCTGGCTGCGCCGCCAAGGCGCCGCCGCAGCCGGCATCAAGCTTGCAACTGCCGTCCGGCTGGCGCGCGCAGGCCGCCGGCGTGGGCGGCGCCCAGGTCGAGCAGCTGTGGTGGCAGGCGTTTGGCGACCCGGTACTGAGCAATCTGGTGGCCACCGCGCTGGCCCATAATGGCGACCTGCGCGTGGCGCGCGCCCGCGTCGAGGAATACCGTGCGCGCCTGGCGCAGGCCGGCGCCAACCACGCGCCCACGCTGTCGTTCGACGGCTCGCCGACGCGCACCCGCACCCTGGCCTCGAACGGCGTGCCGTATGTGACGAATGTGTTCCAGGCCGAGCTGCAGGCCAGCTATGAGATCGATGTATGGGGAAGGCTGGGCAAACTGAGCGACGCGGCCGGCGAGAGCTTTCGCGCCGAGCAGGCCAGCCTCGATGCGGCGGCCCTGTCGATCGCCGCCAGCGTGGCCACGGCCTACCTGAATTTGCGGGGCCTGGACGCCCAGCTGGCGCTGACGCAAGCGACCCTGGAACTGCGCGTGCAGTCGCGCGAGCTGGCCCGCAAGCAGTACGAAGTGGGCTACAGTTCGCAGCTGGAATGGCAGCAGGCACAATCGGAATACCATGCGGCGGCCGAACTGGTGCCGCAGCTGCAGCGCCAGATCTTCGAACAGGAAAACGCCCTGGCGCTGCTGGTCGGCGGCAATCCCGGTCCGATTGCGCGCGGCCTGCCGTTGCAGGCGTTGACGCCGCCTTTGGTGCCGGCCGGCCTGCCGTCGGAACTGCTGCGCCGCCGCCCGGACATTGCGCGCGCCGAACATAACCTGACGGCCGCCAACGCCAGCCTGGCCGCCACGCGCGACCAGCTGCTGCCGTCCTTCAAGCTGACGGCCACCGGCGGCGGCCAGGCCACCACCCTGACCGACTTTTTGCATGCACCCACAGCGTTGTGGCGACTGACGGCGCTGGCGGCCGGCCCGCTGTTCGACGGCGGGCGCGTGCAGGCGCAGACCGATGCCGCCGGCGCCCAGCGCGACCAGCTGGCCTACACCTATGAAAACGTGGTGAGGAATGCGTTTGCCGAAACCGAGAACAGCCTGGGCGCCATCTACCGCTTGCGCCAGCAGGCGGTGGAAAACGACGCGCGCCGCGCCACGTCCGCCGAAACGCTGCGCATCGCCCACAACCGCTACCGCAACGGCTATGCGTCCTACCTGGAAGAACTGGACGCCCAGCGCAGCCTGTACAGCGCCGACGTGGGCTTGCTGCAACTGAAGACGCGGATGCTGGTCGCCTCGGTGGATTTATACCGCGCCATGGGCGGCGGCTGGCGGCCGGCGCCTTAA
- a CDS encoding efflux RND transporter permease subunit, whose protein sequence is MNFSSLSIKNPIPAIMLFALLTLAGLLAYKANPVQDFPDIELPIVTVSASLPGAAPAQLETEVARKIEDSVATLQGVKNIYTKVLDGVATVTVEFILEKQIAEAVNDVRDAVARVKADMPAELRDPTVTKASTAGRVVLTFIASPKAGVDNPLDAPDLSWYVDNTVAKRLLTVPGVGAVTRLGGVYREIQVELDDARMAALKVSALDVSRQLRLVQREAPGGRGDVSGAEQSVRTIATVKTAEELSRVDIPLPDGRHVRLDQVANVRDTIAEPRALAEQDGKRVVAFEVFRTKGASEVAVANGARAAVADLQKENPSIVIQQSIDNAFPVEENFDGSMELLYEGALLAVLVVWWFLRDWRATLVAAAALPLSVMPAFLGIYWFGYTLNTVTLLSLALVVGVLVDDAIVEIENISRHLRMGKSPMEAAMEAADEIGMAVIATTFALVAVFLPTAFMSGIPGLFFKQFGWTAVLAVLASLVVARLLTPMMAAYILKPLAHKEEQDGWLMTRYLNTMRWCLNHRGITALASMVFFAGSIALVPLLPTGFVPAADRAQTQINLELPPGSTLAETQAVAAQARNAAMQVPGIKGVFSSIGGGSSGDAFAPGAAAEARRAVLTLTTVHRTDRKESMAGLESQLRGKLDNIPGARFTVGPPDTGVKMQLVLRSEDPVALMAAAQKVERELRGLHGIGNVNSSASLVRPEIIVRPDFAKAADLGVTAASIGETVRVATAGDYDTDLTKMNLPERQVPIRVKLPNSVRADLAAIERLTVPGKNGPVRLANVATVTMESGPAQIDRLNRSRNVTLDVELGSRTLGELNEEARALPSMKNLPASVKIAELGDAQEMASLFASFGLAMLIGVLCIYCVLVLLFKDFMQPVTILAALPLSIGGAFVALLITGSALSMPSMIGLIMLMGIVTKNSILLVDYAILAREAGMDRFDALVDACHKRSRPILMTTIAMGAGMMPLALGWGADPSFRSPMAITVIGGLITSTLLSLLVVPAVFTYIDDLEHLLKRVRDKLRRHPAPAMEGKVALDKH, encoded by the coding sequence ATGAATTTTTCCTCCCTGTCGATCAAGAATCCGATCCCGGCCATCATGCTGTTCGCGCTGCTGACCCTGGCCGGGCTGCTGGCCTATAAAGCCAATCCGGTGCAGGATTTCCCGGATATCGAACTGCCCATCGTCACCGTCAGCGCCTCGCTGCCGGGCGCCGCGCCGGCCCAGCTGGAAACCGAAGTGGCGCGCAAGATCGAAGACTCGGTCGCCACCCTGCAAGGCGTCAAGAACATCTATACCAAGGTGCTCGACGGCGTGGCCACGGTGACCGTCGAATTCATCCTGGAAAAGCAGATCGCCGAAGCCGTCAACGACGTGCGCGATGCGGTGGCGCGCGTCAAGGCCGACATGCCGGCCGAACTGCGCGACCCGACCGTCACGAAGGCCTCCACAGCCGGCCGGGTGGTGCTGACCTTTATCGCCTCGCCCAAGGCCGGCGTCGACAACCCGCTCGATGCGCCCGACCTGTCCTGGTATGTCGACAACACGGTCGCCAAGCGACTGCTGACAGTACCCGGCGTGGGCGCCGTCACGCGCCTGGGCGGCGTGTACCGCGAAATCCAGGTGGAACTCGACGACGCGCGCATGGCGGCCCTGAAAGTGTCGGCGCTGGACGTGTCGCGCCAGTTGCGCCTGGTGCAGCGCGAGGCGCCCGGTGGACGCGGCGACGTCAGCGGCGCCGAGCAGTCGGTGCGCACCATCGCCACCGTGAAAACGGCGGAAGAACTGTCACGCGTCGATATTCCGCTGCCGGACGGGCGCCATGTGCGCCTCGACCAGGTGGCGAACGTGCGCGACACCATCGCCGAACCGCGCGCGCTGGCCGAGCAGGATGGCAAGCGGGTGGTGGCCTTCGAAGTGTTCCGCACCAAGGGCGCCAGCGAAGTGGCGGTGGCCAATGGCGCGCGCGCAGCGGTGGCGGACCTGCAGAAGGAAAACCCCAGCATCGTGATCCAGCAGTCGATCGACAATGCCTTCCCGGTCGAGGAAAACTTCGACGGCTCGATGGAGCTGCTGTACGAAGGCGCGCTGCTGGCAGTGCTGGTGGTGTGGTGGTTCCTGCGCGACTGGCGCGCCACCCTGGTGGCCGCGGCCGCCCTGCCGCTGTCGGTGATGCCGGCTTTTCTGGGCATCTACTGGTTCGGCTATACGCTCAATACGGTGACCCTGCTGTCGCTGGCGCTGGTGGTCGGCGTGCTGGTCGACGACGCCATCGTGGAAATCGAAAACATCTCGCGCCATCTGCGCATGGGCAAGTCGCCGATGGAGGCGGCGATGGAAGCGGCCGATGAAATCGGCATGGCGGTGATCGCCACCACCTTTGCGCTGGTGGCCGTGTTCCTGCCGACGGCCTTCATGAGCGGTATTCCCGGCCTGTTCTTCAAGCAGTTCGGCTGGACCGCCGTGCTGGCGGTGCTGGCCTCGCTGGTGGTGGCGCGGCTCCTGACGCCGATGATGGCGGCGTACATTTTGAAGCCGCTGGCGCACAAGGAAGAACAGGACGGCTGGCTGATGACGCGCTACCTCAATACCATGCGCTGGTGCCTGAATCATCGCGGCATCACGGCGCTCGCCTCGATGGTGTTCTTTGCCGGCTCGATCGCGCTGGTGCCGCTGCTGCCGACCGGCTTCGTGCCGGCCGCCGACCGCGCGCAGACGCAGATCAACCTGGAACTGCCGCCCGGCTCCACCCTGGCCGAAACCCAGGCCGTGGCGGCCCAGGCGCGCAACGCGGCCATGCAGGTGCCCGGCATCAAGGGCGTGTTCAGTTCCATCGGTGGCGGCTCCAGCGGCGACGCGTTCGCGCCGGGCGCCGCGGCCGAAGCGCGCCGCGCCGTGCTGACATTGACCACTGTGCACCGCACCGACCGCAAGGAATCGATGGCCGGGCTGGAGTCGCAGTTGCGCGGCAAGCTCGATAATATTCCCGGCGCGCGCTTTACGGTGGGGCCACCCGACACCGGCGTCAAGATGCAGCTGGTGCTGCGTTCGGAAGACCCGGTCGCGCTGATGGCGGCCGCGCAAAAAGTCGAGCGCGAACTGCGCGGCCTGCACGGCATCGGCAATGTGAACTCCAGCGCCTCGCTGGTGCGCCCGGAAATCATCGTGCGGCCCGACTTTGCCAAGGCGGCGGACCTGGGCGTGACCGCGGCATCGATCGGCGAAACGGTGCGCGTGGCCACGGCCGGCGACTACGACACCGATTTGACGAAGATGAACCTGCCCGAACGCCAGGTGCCGATCCGCGTCAAGCTGCCCAACAGCGTGCGCGCCGACCTGGCCGCCATCGAACGCCTGACCGTGCCCGGCAAGAATGGCCCGGTGCGGCTGGCGAACGTGGCCACGGTGACCATGGAAAGCGGCCCGGCCCAGATCGACCGCCTGAACCGCAGCCGCAACGTGACCCTGGACGTGGAACTCGGTTCGCGCACGCTCGGTGAGCTGAACGAGGAAGCGCGCGCGCTGCCGTCGATGAAGAACCTGCCCGCGTCCGTGAAGATCGCCGAACTGGGAGACGCGCAGGAGATGGCGTCCCTGTTCGCCAGCTTCGGCCTGGCCATGCTGATCGGCGTGCTGTGCATCTATTGCGTGCTGGTGCTGCTGTTCAAGGACTTCATGCAGCCGGTGACGATTTTGGCGGCGCTGCCGCTGTCGATCGGCGGCGCCTTCGTGGCCTTGCTCATCACCGGCAGCGCGCTGTCGATGCCGTCGATGATCGGCCTGATCATGCTGATGGGGATCGTCACCAAGAACTCGATCCTGCTGGTCGACTATGCGATCCTGGCGCGCGAGGCGGGCATGGACCGTTTCGACGCCCTGGTCGACGCCTGCCACAAGCGTAGCCGGCCTATCCTGATGACGACGATCGCCATGGGCGCCGGCATGATGCCGCTGGCGCTGGGCTGGGGCGCCGACCCCAGTTTCCGTTCGCCGATGGCGATCACGGTGATCGGCGGCCTGATCACCTCGACGCTTTTGAGTCTGCTGGTGGTGCCGGCCGTGTTCACCTATATCGACGACCTGGAACATTTGCTCAAGCGTGTCAGGGACAAGCTGCGCCGCCACCCGGCGCCAGCGATGGAAGGCAAGGTGGCGCTCGACAAGCACTGA
- a CDS encoding efflux RND transporter periplasmic adaptor subunit has protein sequence MKTLTFKPITVAIAACCVLAGAGVALYAPSSTAADEKDKSAVQKPALTVTTARPQTSRLPIKLSANGNVAAWQEAIIGSESNGLRLTDVRVNVGDVVRAGQVLAVFSNDTVNADVAQTRAAVLEAEANAAEASANAARARSLQTTGAISAQQISQYLTAEQTANARIASAKAQLAAQQLRLKYTQVLAPDSGVISSRSATVGSVVGAGTELFRMIRQGRLEWRAEVTAAELLNLKPGTLAEVKAANGSVLTGKVRMIAPTVDPQTRSALVYVDLPASSQGNAPFKAGMYASGAFELGTSGALTVPQQAIAVRDGFSYVFRLNRDQRVSQIKVQAGRRLADSIEIVSGITADTTIVVNGAGFLNDGDLVRNVVQPVPASAKK, from the coding sequence ATGAAAACACTGACATTCAAACCGATTACCGTGGCCATCGCGGCCTGTTGCGTGCTGGCCGGCGCCGGCGTGGCGCTGTACGCTCCCTCTTCCACCGCCGCCGATGAAAAAGATAAAAGCGCCGTGCAAAAGCCGGCCCTGACCGTCACCACGGCCAGGCCGCAAACGAGCAGGCTGCCGATCAAGCTGTCCGCCAACGGCAACGTGGCCGCCTGGCAGGAAGCCATTATCGGCAGCGAATCGAACGGCCTGCGCCTGACCGACGTGCGCGTCAATGTGGGCGACGTGGTGCGCGCCGGCCAGGTGCTGGCCGTGTTCTCGAACGACACCGTCAACGCCGACGTGGCGCAGACCAGGGCGGCGGTGCTGGAAGCGGAAGCGAATGCCGCCGAAGCGTCGGCCAACGCGGCGCGCGCCCGCTCGCTGCAAACCACGGGCGCCATCAGCGCCCAGCAGATCAGCCAGTACCTGACGGCCGAACAAACGGCCAACGCCCGCATCGCCTCAGCCAAGGCGCAGCTGGCGGCGCAGCAGCTGCGCCTGAAATACACGCAGGTGCTCGCGCCCGACAGCGGCGTGATCTCGTCGCGCTCGGCCACCGTCGGCTCGGTGGTGGGCGCCGGCACGGAACTGTTCCGCATGATCCGCCAGGGCCGACTGGAATGGCGCGCCGAAGTGACTGCGGCCGAACTGCTCAATCTGAAACCGGGTACTTTGGCCGAAGTGAAGGCCGCCAATGGCAGCGTATTGACCGGCAAGGTACGCATGATCGCGCCGACGGTCGACCCGCAGACGCGCTCGGCGCTGGTGTATGTGGACCTGCCGGCAAGCAGCCAAGGCAATGCACCGTTCAAGGCCGGCATGTATGCCAGCGGCGCGTTTGAACTGGGCACTTCGGGCGCGCTCACCGTACCGCAGCAGGCGATCGCCGTGCGCGACGGCTTCAGCTATGTGTTCCGCCTGAACCGCGACCAGCGCGTCAGCCAGATCAAGGTGCAAGCAGGCCGCCGCCTGGCGGACAGCATCGAGATCGTCTCGGGCATCACGGCCGACACCACCATCGTCGTCAATGGCGCCGGCTTCCTCAATGATGGTGACCTGGTGCGCAATGTTGTACAGCCGGTTCCGGCATCTGCGAAGAAATAA
- a CDS encoding efflux transporter outer membrane subunit produces the protein MRKSEYALAASMLLALAGCAVQGPPRSVAASAPANWIAPLPHNGNVVDLASWWQQQGDALLVELITDAQQVSPTIATARTRILQSRADRVASGAALGPVLDATGSVVRTSQQSAQPGGTTSQAALQASWEIDVFGANRATRDAASARLDSAQAGWHDARVSVAAEVANQYYSLRACRALQNVAEQDAASRSDTSRLTQLSADAGFQAPANAALARASAAEGASRAIEQRAACDVGVQALVALSAMPEETLRARLAAAPLVTPAPVAIGNLPAQTLAQRPDVFSAEREVAAASFEVSGAKAQRYPRLSLAGSIGKGNIRAGGESITGSTWSIGPLAVSLPIFDGGRRRAQVDAAVARYDEAVVKYRAGVRQAVREVEEALLNLQSTDARSSHAQTALAGYRVSFVATEDRYKNGLASLIELEDARRTRLAAENTVVTLQRDRSSAWVALYRAAGGGWNASQYATQNTTAP, from the coding sequence ATGAGAAAGTCTGAATACGCCCTGGCCGCCAGCATGCTGCTGGCGCTGGCAGGTTGCGCCGTGCAGGGGCCGCCACGCAGCGTGGCGGCGAGCGCCCCCGCCAACTGGATTGCCCCGCTGCCGCACAACGGCAATGTGGTCGACCTGGCCAGCTGGTGGCAACAGCAGGGCGACGCCCTGCTGGTCGAGCTGATCACCGACGCCCAGCAAGTGAGCCCGACGATTGCCACGGCCCGCACCCGCATCCTGCAGTCGCGCGCCGACCGCGTCGCCAGCGGCGCGGCGCTGGGTCCCGTGCTGGACGCCACCGGCAGCGTGGTGCGCACCAGCCAGCAGTCAGCCCAGCCGGGCGGCACCACCTCGCAGGCGGCGCTGCAGGCGTCATGGGAAATCGACGTGTTCGGCGCCAACCGCGCCACGCGCGACGCCGCCTCAGCGCGCCTGGACAGCGCGCAAGCCGGCTGGCACGACGCGCGCGTGTCGGTGGCGGCCGAAGTGGCGAACCAGTACTACAGCCTGCGCGCCTGCCGCGCATTGCAAAACGTGGCCGAACAGGACGCCGCCTCGCGCAGCGATACTTCGCGCCTGACGCAATTGAGCGCCGACGCCGGCTTCCAGGCGCCGGCCAATGCCGCGCTGGCGAGGGCCAGCGCCGCCGAAGGCGCCAGCCGCGCCATCGAACAGCGCGCCGCCTGCGACGTGGGCGTGCAGGCGCTGGTGGCCCTGTCAGCCATGCCGGAAGAGACCTTGCGCGCCAGGCTGGCCGCCGCGCCGCTGGTCACGCCCGCCCCGGTGGCCATCGGCAATCTGCCGGCGCAAACCCTGGCCCAGCGGCCCGACGTCTTCAGCGCCGAGCGCGAAGTGGCGGCCGCCAGCTTTGAAGTCAGTGGCGCGAAAGCCCAGCGCTACCCGCGTCTGAGCCTGGCCGGATCGATTGGCAAGGGCAATATCCGCGCCGGCGGCGAAAGCATCACCGGCAGCACCTGGAGCATCGGACCGCTGGCCGTCAGCCTGCCGATCTTCGACGGCGGGCGCCGCCGCGCCCAGGTCGACGCGGCCGTGGCGCGCTATGACGAAGCCGTGGTCAAGTATCGCGCCGGCGTGCGCCAGGCCGTGCGCGAAGTGGAGGAAGCGCTGCTGAACCTGCAAAGCACGGACGCGCGCAGCAGCCACGCGCAGACGGCTTTGGCCGGCTACCGCGTCTCGTTCGTGGCGACCGAAGACCGCTACAAGAACGGCCTGGCCAGCCTGATCGAACTGGAGGACGCGCGCCGCACGCGCCTGGCCGCCGAAAACACCGTGGTCACGCTGCAGCGCGACCGCAGCAGCGCCTGGGTGGCGCTGTACCGCGCCGCCGGCGGCGGCTGGAACGCCAGCCAGTACGCCACGCAGAACACCACCGCACCCTGA
- a CDS encoding CerR family C-terminal domain-containing protein → MKKPSHPPAPPATASDEPACQPGWRNLFGHCVARKPRSDGEQSRERLLRSAIRLFAEQGYARTSTRELAQAAGANAAAISYYFGDKAGLYRAAFAEQSSDPHSNIALFDQPHFTLRQSLQGFYAQMLAPMQQGDMARDAMRLWCREMLEPTGLWAREIDQNIRPEHDAFVRVLARHLGADADSDDMHRLAFSIASLALQHMVGAEVIQTLRPQLMATPQAAETWLGRMVDYALAMAEVERARLHPIPSDSSTDTAKGPA, encoded by the coding sequence ATGAAAAAACCTTCACACCCGCCGGCACCGCCAGCCACTGCCAGCGACGAGCCGGCGTGCCAGCCTGGCTGGCGCAATCTGTTCGGCCACTGCGTGGCGCGCAAGCCGCGCTCCGATGGCGAACAGTCGCGCGAGCGGCTGCTGCGCAGCGCCATCCGCCTGTTTGCCGAACAAGGCTATGCCCGAACCTCCACGCGCGAGCTGGCGCAGGCGGCCGGCGCCAATGCGGCCGCCATCAGTTATTATTTTGGCGACAAGGCCGGCCTGTACCGCGCCGCCTTTGCCGAGCAGTCGAGCGACCCGCACAGCAATATCGCGCTGTTCGACCAGCCTCACTTCACCTTGCGCCAGAGCCTGCAGGGCTTCTATGCGCAGATGCTCGCGCCCATGCAGCAGGGCGACATGGCGCGCGACGCCATGCGCCTGTGGTGCCGCGAAATGCTCGAGCCCACCGGCCTGTGGGCGCGCGAGATCGACCAGAATATCCGCCCCGAGCACGACGCCTTTGTGCGGGTGCTGGCGCGCCACCTGGGCGCCGACGCCGACAGCGACGACATGCACCGGCTGGCCTTTTCGATCGCCTCGCTGGCACTGCAGCATATGGTGGGCGCCGAAGTCATCCAGACGCTGCGCCCGCAGTTGATGGCCACGCCGCAGGCCGCCGAGACCTGGCTGGGGCGCATGGTCGACTATGCGCTGGCGATGGCCGAAGTCGAGCGCGCCCGCCTGCATCCCATTCCCTCCGATTCATCCACCGATACCGCAAAAGGACCAGCATGA